The genomic interval TCCTCCTCCTCTGTGGCGAGTTTACCGCGTCCAGACGGAGCTGAGTGACCtgcccacacacactctgcagcACAGGAAGCAAGTCAGGGCTAACGGGGCTGTGCTGGCCACTCTGTGAGGCAAGTAGGGCTGACACAGCGTCTGCAGTGCTGCTGTGGTTGTCGGATGGTGGAGGATGGGGTCCTGACTTTGGGTTTTGAGCATCAGGGCTGATTTCTCCCAAACCCAAAGCCTCTGGACACAACGGAGAGGCTTTGGTCAGACAGGCCAGAGCACCTCCTCCCATCAACAGAGGCAGGAAACCACCAAGGGCATCTGCTTTATtctgagaggagaaagagaattCATAAGTGGAGaagataaatatattacaaataacgtaaaagtgtaacaataaaaatgtcactattttaaaacaatatgaTCTTTCATTCAGGACTATTCCTCCATATAACTCTGCATAATTAAACTGTCAAAGTGTGTGTAAAACCTCATTGTTACTGGTTTGACGTGAAATGCTTTATCATAGAGTATCTCACAGAGAATgctcacagtggtggtgatagtaaccagacgtctgaagagTTTAGCAGTTCTTAAAAGTAGCTCATATAAATGACTGCTTTACAATGGGCCGCAGTGTGgagctgcaggtagtgtcatggTCTTCCAGGCTCTTTTgttcctgggtttgatcctcacatgaggtcactgtctatgaggattttgtgtgaaagagtgtgttctctcagtatCTGCGTCAGTACCCACGGGGTAATTTGTGTTTCtcccattatgaaaaaaacacattaatatttGGCTGTGCCAAAATGTCCACAGCCCCAAATAATGTAAAGTGCTTTGCGTGTCTAAAGAAAGCAATATACATACACTTGGCAAACGTATAGGTACATGACATATTAACCCACTCCTAATGGAGTTTAATAACGTAGAATGCTGTAGACCTTTTGCTGAAACTGCACCATGTCCATCAGGTTCTGCGCTCCTGGAGAGAGGGTGGTCCCCATCTGTTGCATCATGTCCTGGACGCGTTGCAGGTCAATGCCTGGGCTTATGTTCAGGGGGCTCTTACACACCCCTACACCCACCCAGGCCACAGCCACCTCAGAGcgcccacccagagagagcagctaagagagagagagaatgaacacAGTCAACAATAAGCAATATTCTACTATTATTTATAATAGACAAGATACAAAATTTTACAATTACCattaatcataataatacaatatttataaCTAAATAAATTGCCAGATTAATATTACTAATAATTAAACAGCTATTTATAGTTAGTCCTGGGGGCCTGAGAAGAGGTAAATTCATATTTATTGTTAATCTTGTTAAATTTCAGTTTTGGAAAACTGGCCCAGCACACTGATTCAGTTCTTAGGATTGAAAGTGTTGTCTCTGTTAGAAAAATGTGCACATTTACCTTCACCTCACATGATGCCACAGGACtttccagctccaggtgactgctgTAGAaggttttcttttcttctgtgcTATTACAGGAAAAGTGAGATCGTGCAGCATCAGATAAAACCAGTACAACACATACAGAACATACAATATTACAGAAATGAATACAAAACTCACAGAAGCTAAAGGTCAAGTGCTACACAGTATTATTTCCTAAAACAACTTAATCAAATTATGGTGAATTCAGAGATTTGTATCATGTTCTCCACAATTACTCTTCAAATGTGGagtttttaactttaaaattacaacttccaaatcattgtgattttccactgaGGCATAATAGGGAGGgttattgctactctgggctcagtactgcagaaactgcattatgtaacgtGTGGAGGAGGGAAGGAATCCCCAACCCCCAAGTGacttacactctgcaactgtagggggagaccaggagcaaaaattccatatcttacatagtgttgctttaaatacgTCTGGGACTAGCTGCTGCATACAAACCCTTCTACAGACTTCTCCAGTTTTTTAAACCAGAAGCTCCAAGTCTAACACTAACCTGTCATTGTTCCAGCTTGGGTCCTGCTCCCCCCTGCAGGTGCCGCAGTAATCTCCAGAGAGAGAGTACACCTCGATAGTGCGTGCCTCACTAACAACAGCAACACTGCTGATAACAGCT from Hoplias malabaricus isolate fHopMal1 chromosome 3, fHopMal1.hap1, whole genome shotgun sequence carries:
- the c3h10orf88 gene encoding ATPase PAAT, producing the protein MSKSKDALVCGISSWVCSSSSQLSDIITTLPDQQQQQQGGEQLPVQCEPVRLERAEEGSPCVITLLCNSNSGAVISSVAVVSEARTIEVYSLSGDYCGTCRGEQDPSWNNDSTEEKKTFYSSHLELESPVASCEVKLLSLGGRSEVAVAWVGVGVCKSPLNISPGIDLQRVQDMMQQMGTTLSPGAQNLMDMVQFQQKNKADALGGFLPLLMGGGALACLTKASPLCPEALGLGEISPDAQNPKSGPHPPPSDNHSSTADAVSALLASQSGQHSPVSPDLLPVLQSVCGQVTQLRLDAVNSPQRRRNGERDEHMCCGGLEKALEKVVETKMEELEKRLKEHMDLRLDALQQKLELTLQQALTCMNNPQ